One Serpentinicella alkaliphila DNA segment encodes these proteins:
- the rsxC gene encoding electron transport complex subunit RsxC — protein MEFLTFKLGIHPPERKEATEHLKVVKAVEPKTVIIPLQQHIGAPCEPLVKAGDTVKVGQRIGEPQGFVSSPVHSSVSGQVKEIAVKPSITGGEVVCVVIESDGLNEVHESIQPKGSLESLSSKEIIDIIKDAGIVGMGGATFPTHVKLSPPPEKKIELIILNGAECEPYLTSDHRLMLEQPQDIVFGLKAMMKACNVENAVIGIENNKMDAIQVMLDAVKDEPGIKVAALETKYPQGAEKQLIYSVTKKEVPSGGLPMDVGVIVNNVATAAAVANTIKTGMPLIERITTVAGKGITNPQNLLVKVGVSVKEVIEQCGGYAVEPKKLIMGGPMMGLAQYTDEISITKGSSGVIVFDEAEARMPEPSNCIRCGRCVSICPAFLRPVQIAEYSKHNMMEHAEKYRALDCIECGSCSYICPSKLPLLHSIRVAKNAIVAKKRKQKN, from the coding sequence ATGGAATTTTTAACTTTTAAACTCGGTATTCATCCGCCAGAGCGTAAAGAAGCAACAGAGCATCTGAAGGTTGTAAAAGCCGTGGAGCCAAAAACTGTTATAATACCATTGCAGCAACACATCGGTGCACCCTGTGAGCCTTTAGTTAAAGCAGGCGACACAGTAAAGGTAGGGCAAAGAATTGGTGAGCCGCAAGGTTTTGTTTCTTCACCTGTTCACTCAAGTGTTAGTGGACAAGTAAAAGAAATAGCAGTTAAACCATCAATTACTGGTGGAGAAGTTGTTTGTGTGGTGATTGAATCTGATGGATTAAATGAAGTTCATGAGAGCATTCAACCAAAAGGAAGCTTAGAGTCTCTAAGTTCAAAAGAAATAATTGACATTATTAAGGATGCAGGTATCGTTGGTATGGGTGGAGCTACATTCCCAACTCATGTTAAACTTTCACCACCTCCTGAGAAAAAAATTGAATTAATCATTTTAAATGGTGCAGAGTGTGAGCCTTATTTAACATCTGACCATAGATTAATGCTTGAACAACCTCAAGATATCGTATTTGGTCTTAAAGCAATGATGAAAGCCTGTAATGTTGAAAACGCAGTAATTGGTATTGAAAATAACAAAATGGATGCAATCCAAGTGATGCTTGATGCTGTTAAAGATGAACCAGGCATTAAGGTTGCAGCATTAGAAACTAAATACCCTCAAGGAGCTGAAAAACAACTTATTTATTCAGTTACTAAAAAAGAAGTTCCTTCAGGTGGACTACCAATGGATGTAGGAGTAATTGTTAACAACGTTGCTACAGCTGCTGCAGTTGCTAATACAATCAAAACTGGTATGCCTTTAATAGAAAGAATAACTACAGTTGCAGGTAAAGGGATTACAAATCCACAAAACTTACTTGTAAAAGTAGGAGTATCAGTAAAAGAAGTTATTGAGCAATGTGGAGGATATGCGGTTGAGCCTAAAAAACTAATTATGGGTGGACCGATGATGGGACTAGCTCAATATACAGATGAAATATCTATTACAAAAGGATCTTCGGGTGTAATTGTATTCGATGAAGCTGAAGCAAGAATGCCTGAACCATCTAATTGTATCAGATGTGGTAGATGTGTTTCGATTTGTCCTGCGTTTTTAAGACCAGTTCAAATTGCTGAATACTCAAAACACAACATGATGGAGCATGCAGAAAAATATCGAGCACTAGATTGTATTGAATGTGGATCTTGCTCATATATTTGTCCTTCTAAACTTCCTTTGCTTCATTCAATAAGAGTAGCTAAAAATGCAATCGTAGCTAAAAAACGAAAGCAAAAAAATTAG
- a CDS encoding C40 family peptidase yields the protein MKKNKSYFVALFIALTLFSSTTIVYGKNGTNIAKEGLVRQEPNFESEIKKVITLGEQLFITEVKDNWYKIDFIDDLQNSTGWIYRDSVVSDYNKEIVKIGKITTNVLNVRSGPSTDTNTISSLSIGEEVTIIGINDIWYQVFLKNGVKGWIHGDFVEISETNSYPSGKVVSKAEVKTSLDAQSKTLVSAEEGTKVYIKDYNGGWFNILFNDVEGWVDASSVEIEGITINSVNRSGKRSLDLSNIGTVASKYIGTPYRYGSTGPNSFDCSGFVTYIFNQYYSDYLKEKQVRLPRSSRDMATIGMFVSKSDLGTGDLVFFNNGSSRTISHVGIYIGDGKFIHSATSGRRGIVISSLNEAVYTRTYAKAVRI from the coding sequence ATGAAAAAAAACAAGAGTTATTTTGTAGCATTATTCATAGCTTTGACTTTATTTAGTAGCACTACAATTGTATATGGCAAAAATGGTACAAACATTGCTAAAGAAGGACTAGTTAGGCAAGAACCAAACTTCGAAAGTGAAATAAAGAAGGTTATTACATTAGGTGAACAACTATTTATTACTGAAGTAAAAGATAATTGGTATAAAATAGATTTTATAGATGATTTACAAAATTCAACTGGATGGATCTATAGAGATTCAGTTGTTAGTGATTATAACAAAGAAATTGTAAAGATTGGGAAAATCACGACAAATGTCTTAAATGTAAGAAGTGGCCCTTCAACAGATACTAATACAATTTCTAGTCTTAGTATAGGTGAAGAAGTAACTATTATTGGAATAAATGATATTTGGTATCAAGTGTTTTTAAAGAATGGCGTAAAGGGTTGGATTCATGGGGATTTTGTAGAAATCAGTGAGACTAACAGCTATCCATCAGGTAAAGTGGTTTCTAAGGCAGAGGTTAAAACTAGTCTAGATGCACAAAGTAAAACTCTTGTAAGTGCTGAAGAAGGTACTAAGGTATATATAAAGGACTATAATGGGGGCTGGTTTAATATACTTTTTAATGATGTAGAAGGATGGGTTGATGCCAGTTCTGTTGAAATAGAAGGAATTACAATAAATTCTGTTAATCGTTCAGGTAAACGTAGTCTAGATTTGAGTAATATAGGTACTGTAGCATCTAAATACATTGGTACACCCTATAGATATGGTAGTACAGGGCCTAATTCCTTTGATTGCTCAGGTTTTGTAACATATATTTTTAACCAATACTACAGTGATTATCTTAAAGAAAAGCAAGTAAGACTCCCGAGAAGCTCTAGGGACATGGCTACTATAGGTATGTTTGTTTCTAAATCAGATTTAGGGACAGGTGACTTAGTTTTCTTTAATAATGGTAGTTCTAGAACAATAAGTCATGTGGGCATATATATTGGTGATGGAAAGTTTATTCATTCTGCCACTAGTGGTAGGCGAGGAATAGTAATTTCATCTTTAAATGAAGCAGTGTATACGAGAACATATGCAAAGGCAGTAAGAATATAG
- a CDS encoding DRTGG domain-containing protein — translation MNLREIKDLLDAEIICGSEFLDREVNSAFACDLMSDVLAFVKDKAILLTGLVNTHTVRTAEMMDIGAIVFVRGKYPDDDAITLAKDNEIVIMSTKNILYTSCGILYNNGLKGSNITQR, via the coding sequence ATGAACTTAAGAGAAATTAAGGACCTACTTGATGCTGAGATAATATGTGGATCTGAGTTTTTAGATAGGGAGGTTAATTCTGCATTTGCTTGTGATTTAATGAGCGATGTACTGGCTTTTGTAAAAGATAAGGCGATTTTACTTACAGGTCTTGTAAATACACACACAGTTAGAACAGCAGAAATGATGGATATAGGAGCAATTGTTTTTGTTCGTGGCAAATACCCCGATGATGATGCTATCACCCTTGCTAAGGATAATGAGATAGTTATAATGTCCACCAAAAATATTTTATATACAAGTTGTGGAATTTTATATAATAATGGACTAAAAGGTTCAAATATTACACAAAGATAA
- a CDS encoding nucleoside triphosphate pyrophosphohydrolase, producing the protein MKVYNKLVRDKIPDIIKESGKHFNISILNDDDYIKSINLKLQEELDEYYNSDSVEELADLVEVVYAILEHKGISIEEFEKIRNGKKHERGGFSKKILLINVDDRDE; encoded by the coding sequence GTGAAAGTATATAATAAATTAGTTAGGGATAAGATACCTGATATAATTAAAGAGAGTGGTAAACATTTTAATATTAGTATATTAAATGATGATGATTATATTAAATCTATCAATTTGAAGCTGCAAGAGGAATTGGATGAATACTACAATAGTGATAGTGTTGAGGAGCTTGCGGATCTAGTAGAAGTTGTTTATGCTATACTAGAACATAAAGGTATCAGTATTGAGGAATTTGAAAAAATTCGAAATGGTAAGAAGCATGAAAGAGGCGGTTTCAGTAAGAAAATATTACTTATTAATGTAGATGATAGGGATGAATGA
- a CDS encoding SPOR domain-containing protein — MRRRKFRQRTQHSGLRKGIIFGIIFCILLPVGAIYIGLKITENWIVPVFDSSELLGDNTQEILLPGQEEKQEEKEVESNLTEVGEIKPLAVYAIQIASIADRSNIDKLIGELNNKGLPHLIYSVDNKFKIFTHGSTKRADVEGKIDEVKGHYPDAFISEMFLPKKVVKYDEKDSIVAEIIGDINNIIELIDKQSEEWYNYGGSSTYVELLNKHEELLDNLNIKITDDKFSGRYFNKSAFEKAVIYQKNNINSSKELLESKENNHRIHSLYLDSLFRVVEFTK, encoded by the coding sequence ATGAGAAGAAGAAAGTTTAGACAGAGAACACAGCATAGTGGTTTAAGGAAGGGAATAATTTTCGGAATTATTTTTTGTATATTGCTTCCAGTAGGAGCCATATATATTGGCCTTAAGATTACTGAGAATTGGATAGTTCCCGTATTTGACTCAAGTGAATTATTAGGTGATAATACGCAGGAAATTTTATTGCCTGGGCAAGAAGAAAAGCAGGAAGAGAAAGAGGTAGAAAGCAACCTAACTGAGGTTGGAGAAATCAAGCCGTTGGCTGTTTACGCTATACAGATAGCAAGTATTGCTGACCGAAGCAATATTGACAAGTTGATTGGTGAGCTAAATAATAAGGGCCTACCACATTTGATTTATAGTGTTGATAACAAATTTAAAATATTTACACATGGGTCTACAAAGCGAGCTGACGTAGAGGGTAAAATAGATGAAGTTAAGGGACATTATCCTGATGCATTTATTAGTGAAATGTTTCTTCCGAAAAAGGTTGTTAAATATGATGAAAAAGATAGTATAGTTGCAGAGATTATAGGGGATATCAATAATATTATAGAATTAATAGATAAACAATCTGAAGAATGGTATAATTATGGTGGATCGAGCACATACGTAGAGCTTCTTAATAAGCACGAGGAATTACTAGATAATTTAAATATTAAAATTACTGACGATAAATTTTCGGGAAGATATTTTAATAAAAGTGCTTTTGAAAAAGCAGTAATATATCAGAAGAATAATATTAATTCATCTAAAGAGCTTTTAGAAAGTAAGGAAAATAATCATAGGATACATAGTCTATATCTTGATAGCTTGTTTAGAGTTGTTGAATTTACTAAATAA
- a CDS encoding ATP-binding protein: protein MKELSLHILDIIQNSITAKSSFIKIKIIEDLVNDTYCIEIEDDGIGMDEELLKKVLDPFVTTRTTRKVGLGLPLFQASAIQCDGSFEIRSKLGTGTFVRAMFRHSHIDRPPLGNMADTIITCIMANSSIDYFYEHYFKNNKFIFNTREVKEKIEELPITDLSVINWLKEYIKESLCVLVKT, encoded by the coding sequence ATGAAGGAACTGTCTCTGCATATATTAGATATAATTCAAAATTCGATTACTGCTAAATCCTCTTTTATTAAAATAAAAATAATTGAGGATTTAGTTAATGATACCTACTGTATTGAAATTGAGGACGATGGAATTGGGATGGATGAAGAACTTCTAAAAAAAGTGTTAGATCCATTCGTAACTACTCGAACAACAAGAAAGGTAGGCCTAGGCCTACCTTTATTTCAAGCCAGTGCAATACAATGTGATGGTAGCTTTGAAATTAGGTCAAAGCTAGGAACTGGTACTTTTGTGAGAGCGATGTTTAGGCACTCACATATAGACAGACCACCCCTAGGAAATATGGCTGATACAATAATTACGTGTATTATGGCAAATAGCAGTATAGATTATTTTTACGAACATTATTTCAAAAATAATAAATTTATTTTTAATACTAGGGAAGTTAAGGAAAAGATTGAAGAATTGCCAATTACAGACTTATCGGTTATTAATTGGTTAAAGGAATATATTAAAGAAAGTTTATGTGTACTTGTTAAAACTTAA
- a CDS encoding ATP-binding protein produces MTVIKLVYEVEKQDFVKAGQASSDIKKKLKQLGVPSETTRKVAISTYEAEMNIVIHSQGGYIEVNIEEQAISIKAKDRGPGIKNIELAMQEGYTTATDKVRELGFGAGMGLPNIKSCSDEFKIKSVLGKYTELDVQIYF; encoded by the coding sequence GTGACTGTAATAAAGCTTGTATATGAAGTAGAAAAACAAGATTTTGTAAAAGCAGGACAAGCCTCTAGTGATATAAAGAAAAAATTAAAACAACTTGGAGTACCGTCGGAAACAACTAGGAAAGTGGCTATTTCAACATATGAGGCAGAGATGAATATAGTAATCCACTCACAGGGAGGATATATTGAAGTTAATATAGAGGAGCAAGCAATAAGTATTAAAGCAAAGGATCGAGGACCAGGTATAAAAAATATAGAATTAGCTATGCAGGAGGGTTATACAACAGCAACTGATAAAGTAAGAGAATTAGGTTTTGGTGCTGGGATGGGTCTGCCAAATATAAAAAGCTGTTCTGATGAATTTAAAATTAAGTCAGTGCTAGGAAAATATACGGAGTTAGATGTTCAAATATATTTCTAA
- a CDS encoding CBS domain-containing protein, translating into MDLFARDIMTKKVITVTKDNSVYEAIEKLLTYKINCLPVVDEEGHLIGMVTETDLVYVDRKLNPSNHYAYSELNVPVNKRILERDISHMKDIKIGDVMSKTLTTLREDSTLESAIDIMINKKIKTIPVLNNSKVCGIITRRDILKFYIKNGLELANTKC; encoded by the coding sequence ATGGATTTATTTGCTAGAGACATCATGACAAAAAAGGTTATAACTGTTACAAAGGATAACAGTGTTTATGAGGCTATTGAAAAGCTATTAACCTATAAAATAAATTGTTTGCCAGTTGTAGATGAGGAAGGGCATCTAATTGGAATGGTAACAGAAACTGATTTAGTTTATGTGGATAGAAAGTTAAATCCATCCAATCATTATGCATATTCAGAACTTAATGTACCCGTAAATAAAAGAATATTGGAGAGAGACATAAGTCATATGAAGGATATTAAAATTGGGGATGTAATGTCTAAAACGCTTACAACTCTTCGAGAGGATTCAACACTAGAAAGTGCCATTGATATAATGATAAATAAAAAAATCAAAACAATTCCAGTACTTAATAATTCAAAGGTATGTGGAATTATTACTAGGAGAGATATTTTAAAATTCTATATAAAAAACGGATTAGAGCTAGCAAATACAAAATGCTAA
- a CDS encoding RnfABCDGE type electron transport complex subunit D, whose protein sequence is MESKLIVTSSPHFRDDSTVQKIMLDVIIALLPATVAGIYFFGASAAMVLALAVLTAVATEAVVQKLMGKPVTINDYSAALTGLLLGLNLAPSVPWWIPVIGSVFAIAIVKQVFGGLGRNFMNPALAARIMLTISWTGNMTDWRAPGVDALSTATPLSFVKNLTSVPAGAPSLMNAFFGSIGGSLGETSAILLILGGIYLVYRGIISPKVPLIYVGTVAAIMLVYSGFDFYFMAYHVFSGGLMIGSIYMATDYASGSITPKGRIIFAFGCGLITSLIRIFGAYPEGVGFSILLMNVAAPLIDRYTSPRVFGEVK, encoded by the coding sequence ATGGAGAGTAAACTAATTGTTACTTCGTCACCCCATTTTAGGGATGATAGTACAGTACAAAAAATAATGTTAGATGTAATTATTGCATTACTTCCAGCAACAGTTGCTGGTATATACTTCTTCGGAGCTAGCGCTGCAATGGTATTAGCCCTTGCTGTACTTACAGCTGTAGCTACAGAAGCGGTTGTTCAAAAACTAATGGGTAAACCTGTTACAATAAATGATTACAGTGCTGCACTTACTGGATTATTACTAGGTCTTAACTTAGCACCATCAGTACCATGGTGGATACCTGTAATAGGTTCTGTATTTGCAATTGCCATTGTTAAACAAGTATTCGGTGGTTTAGGTAGAAACTTTATGAACCCAGCCCTCGCTGCTAGAATTATGTTAACAATTTCTTGGACAGGGAATATGACAGATTGGAGAGCACCTGGTGTAGATGCACTTTCAACTGCAACGCCTTTAAGTTTCGTTAAAAATCTTACATCAGTTCCAGCAGGAGCACCTTCTCTAATGAATGCGTTCTTTGGTAGTATTGGTGGAAGCTTAGGTGAAACTTCAGCAATTCTTTTAATTTTAGGTGGAATTTATTTAGTTTATAGAGGAATAATTTCTCCAAAAGTACCACTAATTTATGTAGGCACAGTTGCTGCAATAATGCTAGTGTATAGTGGATTTGATTTTTACTTCATGGCTTATCATGTATTCTCTGGTGGATTAATGATTGGATCAATTTATATGGCTACTGATTATGCTTCAGGTTCGATTACACCAAAGGGTAGAATTATTTTTGCGTTTGGATGCGGGCTTATAACATCCCTTATAAGAATATTTGGTGCTTACCCAGAGGGAGTAGGGTTCTCAATTCTACTAATGAACGTTGCTGCACCATTAATCGATAGATATACAAGCCCTAGAGTATTTGGGGAGGTGAAATAG
- a CDS encoding RnfABCDGE type electron transport complex subunit G, whose amino-acid sequence MKDMIKMGLILLVFTAVSATVLGVTNSATEGIIKERLHAENIAAIAALLPEAEEFELVDSEVHQDRNLIVEIYEGSTAGEVVGYTVKTNPNGYGGRVEVLTGISIEGSITGVKIGTQSETPGLGTKITEPVFLNQFVGRGTEENFIATKGGETGDQYINAITGATVSTNAVADGVNVARSVFVEVLKTR is encoded by the coding sequence ATGAAAGATATGATTAAAATGGGACTTATACTATTAGTTTTTACTGCTGTTTCAGCTACAGTATTAGGAGTAACTAATAGTGCTACAGAAGGAATAATTAAAGAAAGACTTCATGCAGAAAATATTGCTGCCATTGCTGCTTTATTACCAGAGGCAGAGGAGTTTGAACTTGTAGATTCAGAAGTGCATCAAGATAGAAATTTGATTGTAGAAATTTATGAAGGTTCTACTGCTGGAGAAGTTGTTGGATACACTGTTAAAACTAACCCTAACGGTTATGGTGGAAGAGTAGAAGTATTAACAGGTATTAGTATTGAAGGTAGTATTACTGGAGTAAAAATTGGTACTCAATCAGAGACTCCTGGTCTTGGAACAAAGATTACTGAACCTGTATTTTTAAACCAATTTGTTGGTAGAGGAACAGAAGAAAACTTTATTGCTACTAAAGGTGGAGAAACTGGAGATCAGTATATCAATGCTATAACTGGAGCTACGGTGTCTACTAATGCAGTTGCAGATGGAGTAAACGTTGCAAGAAGTGTGTTTGTAGAGGTTTTAAAAACTCGTTAA
- a CDS encoding SanA/YdcF family protein: MNKITRVNRKNILFSGIIILFSTFLLVIASVLIINSYVKLSTESKIYTLEEAIALDVDCILVLGAGVWEGGRPSYMLEDRLLMGIELYKSGASERLLMSGDNGRIDYDEVNVMKQFAINHGIDSEHIFMDHAGFSTYESMYRARDIFEAKRIIIVTQEYHLYRAIYIAEKLGLEAYGVASNRRSYMGQEVRDFREILARTKDFLKVVIKPKPTYLGESIPVSGNGNLTNDK, translated from the coding sequence ATGAATAAAATTACTAGGGTTAATAGAAAAAATATATTGTTTTCAGGTATTATTATTCTGTTCTCAACTTTTTTATTAGTTATAGCTTCGGTTTTGATTATTAATAGCTATGTTAAGCTATCCACAGAAAGTAAGATATATACATTAGAAGAAGCTATAGCTTTAGATGTAGATTGTATACTAGTACTTGGGGCTGGGGTTTGGGAAGGCGGTAGGCCAAGCTATATGCTGGAGGATAGGCTCCTAATGGGGATAGAACTATATAAAAGTGGGGCTTCGGAAAGACTACTAATGAGTGGAGATAATGGTAGAATAGATTATGATGAGGTTAATGTGATGAAGCAATTTGCTATTAATCATGGTATAGACTCAGAACATATTTTTATGGATCATGCAGGTTTTTCTACTTATGAAAGTATGTATCGTGCTAGAGATATATTTGAAGCGAAACGAATAATAATTGTTACTCAGGAATATCATTTATATCGTGCTATATACATTGCAGAAAAATTGGGGTTAGAGGCCTATGGTGTTGCATCTAATAGAAGGTCCTATATGGGACAGGAAGTTAGAGATTTTAGAGAAATTTTAGCAAGAACTAAGGATTTCTTAAAAGTAGTTATCAAACCTAAACCAACTTATTTAGGTGAATCTATTCCAGTCTCAGGTAATGGAAATTTGACAAACGACAAATAA
- a CDS encoding DRTGG domain-containing protein codes for MYKIEKLIENLQLEIVSKNIDITDMNMSGVYIGDLLSWVMGNIKPGDAWITIQTHVNIVAVAALGDASCIIIPENAEIDESTIQKSEEQDIPIFRSNLTAYELACKISRLVDKK; via the coding sequence ATGTATAAAATCGAAAAGCTCATTGAAAATTTGCAACTAGAAATCGTGAGTAAAAACATTGATATAACTGATATGAATATGTCTGGCGTATATATCGGTGATTTATTAAGTTGGGTAATGGGAAATATAAAACCTGGAGATGCGTGGATAACTATTCAAACTCATGTTAATATTGTAGCAGTTGCTGCTTTAGGGGATGCGTCTTGCATAATTATTCCAGAGAATGCTGAGATTGATGAAAGTACAATACAAAAATCCGAAGAGCAAGATATCCCTATTTTCAGAAGTAACCTAACGGCCTATGAATTAGCATGTAAAATTAGTAGGCTTGTTGATAAAAAATGA
- a CDS encoding S-ribosylhomocysteine lyase, translated as MKVVVESFTMDHTKVTAPFVRKCGHITTPKGDVITKFDLRFTQPNAESMPTGVIHAIEHLLAGYLREELEDVVDISPMGCRTGFYLIKLGESTEEEIAKALINSLQKVIDCSDVPAANPIQCGNYRDMSLFGAKEYAKDIVEKLIKVYK; from the coding sequence TTGAAAGTTGTTGTAGAGAGTTTCACTATGGACCATACAAAGGTTACTGCACCATTTGTAAGAAAGTGTGGCCATATAACTACACCTAAAGGTGATGTAATAACGAAATTTGATTTGAGGTTCACACAGCCGAATGCTGAAAGCATGCCAACTGGCGTTATACACGCTATTGAACATCTATTAGCTGGGTATTTAAGAGAAGAGTTAGAGGATGTTGTTGATATTTCTCCAATGGGTTGTAGAACTGGATTTTATTTAATAAAGCTAGGAGAGTCAACGGAAGAAGAAATTGCTAAAGCTTTAATAAATTCCTTACAAAAAGTAATTGATTGTAGCGATGTTCCTGCCGCCAATCCAATACAATGTGGTAATTATAGAGATATGTCATTGTTTGGGGCAAAAGAATATGCAAAGGATATAGTTGAAAAATTAATTAAAGTATACAAATAA
- a CDS encoding DUF6544 family protein: protein MYRIKFVLTIIVVLVVIFIAASTIASVIFKRNVGQEVQILFSKVENKGEIVTEDDIEGLPGNVQRWLKYSGVIGREKIVSVRLKQRASMRLGEDNSWMPVEAEQYFTSEEPGFIWRANIKVAPLINIAGRDKYHAGEGNMLIKPLSLLTVADAKGKEIDQATLLRYLAETMWFPSAVLEEYITWEEIDEDHSKATMTYGDITASGIFTFNEEGEAIKFEAERYGEFNGVFSLETWSIPVSNYKEFEGIRIPTKGEVTWKLADGDFNWFNFEVVEIEYNRAIPY, encoded by the coding sequence ATGTATAGAATAAAATTTGTTTTAACTATTATTGTGGTACTTGTGGTTATATTTATAGCTGCTTCAACCATAGCAAGTGTTATATTTAAACGCAATGTAGGACAGGAAGTTCAAATACTTTTTAGTAAGGTAGAAAACAAAGGTGAAATTGTTACTGAGGATGATATAGAAGGCTTGCCCGGAAATGTTCAAAGGTGGCTTAAATATAGCGGGGTTATTGGAAGGGAAAAAATAGTGTCAGTTCGTTTGAAACAAAGGGCATCTATGAGATTGGGAGAAGATAATTCATGGATGCCAGTCGAAGCAGAACAATATTTTACCTCAGAAGAGCCTGGATTCATTTGGAGGGCAAATATTAAAGTCGCTCCACTAATTAACATTGCAGGAAGAGACAAATATCATGCTGGTGAAGGTAACATGCTTATTAAACCCCTTTCATTACTCACCGTTGCTGATGCAAAGGGAAAAGAAATCGATCAAGCAACTTTGTTAAGGTATCTCGCCGAGACCATGTGGTTTCCATCTGCAGTTTTAGAGGAATATATAACATGGGAAGAAATAGATGAAGATCATTCTAAGGCAACTATGACTTATGGAGATATAACTGCATCAGGAATATTCACATTTAATGAAGAGGGCGAGGCTATTAAATTCGAAGCTGAACGATATGGGGAATTTAATGGAGTGTTTAGTCTAGAGACATGGTCGATTCCAGTGAGTAATTATAAAGAGTTTGAAGGAATAAGGATTCCGACAAAAGGGGAAGTTACTTGGAAATTAGCTGATGGAGACTTTAATTGGTTCAATTTTGAGGTTGTTGAAATCGAATATAATAGAGCTATACCGTATTAG
- a CDS encoding PHP domain-containing protein encodes MKLAVDLHIHSGLSPCAEFTMTPNNIINMAKLKGLDAIAITDHNSLKNIEVFLKVANKNDIICIPGVEITTKEEVHVLGYFETIESVREFQRIIDMHLPRDKNNKEMFGNQLIYDENDNIIGEEQMLLSRSIGLSLEEIIDEIRKLNGIPIPAHINRNRFSIISNLGFINPELKINAIEICGYGDLKSVEKLCPNFESYNKIYSSDAHSLGQILEREFFVEVERQSIKCIINALEKSNK; translated from the coding sequence ATGAAGCTAGCCGTTGATTTACACATACATAGTGGACTATCTCCTTGTGCTGAATTTACAATGACTCCAAACAATATTATTAATATGGCAAAACTTAAGGGACTAGATGCTATTGCTATTACTGACCATAATTCATTAAAGAATATAGAAGTATTTCTAAAGGTAGCTAATAAAAATGATATTATTTGTATACCTGGTGTGGAAATAACAACTAAAGAGGAAGTGCATGTGCTCGGATACTTTGAAACTATAGAATCCGTTAGAGAATTTCAAAGGATAATAGACATGCATCTACCGCGAGATAAAAATAATAAAGAGATGTTTGGAAATCAGCTAATTTATGATGAAAACGATAATATCATAGGGGAAGAGCAAATGCTATTATCTAGATCTATAGGGTTATCATTAGAAGAAATAATAGATGAAATTAGAAAATTAAATGGCATACCTATCCCGGCTCATATTAATAGAAATAGATTTAGTATAATATCAAATTTAGGATTTATTAATCCTGAACTTAAAATTAATGCAATTGAAATATGTGGTTATGGTGATTTGAAATCAGTTGAAAAACTTTGCCCGAACTTTGAAAGTTATAATAAAATATATAGTTCGGATGCTCATAGTCTTGGACAAATTTTAGAAAGAGAATTTTTTGTTGAAGTGGAAAGACAATCAATAAAGTGCATAATTAATGCATTGGAAAAGTCAAATAAATGA